From one Enterococcus sp. DIV2402 genomic stretch:
- the gpG gene encoding phage tail assembly chaperone G: MAIKLQLKIDGKNRIFTQKTISARKMREMFKFYEKMEKLESEQGKISQLDVLDDMLILTENFFDAPEVNFDNLLDGIDAVDLMPTLQGVFEQVSEIGADEKKPTMKPA; this comes from the coding sequence ATGGCAATCAAGTTACAACTAAAAATCGATGGTAAAAATCGTATTTTTACCCAAAAAACAATCAGTGCACGTAAAATGCGAGAAATGTTCAAATTTTATGAAAAAATGGAAAAATTAGAATCTGAACAAGGGAAAATCTCTCAATTGGATGTACTAGATGATATGTTAATTTTGACAGAGAACTTTTTTGACGCACCAGAGGTCAACTTTGACAATTTGCTTGATGGCATTGATGCGGTTGATTTAATGCCTACTTTACAGGGCGTATTCGAACAAGTATCAGAGATTGGTGCGGACGAAAAAAAGCCGACAATGAAGCCAGCATAA
- a CDS encoding major tail protein encodes MATIGFSEAIFKIGTQEFTVNKASGGAIEASISGLGSPANTVYASNVPFYTVQKGTGAPEVELQIADLLDGGLYDALLGAKVEDGITILGEDTQAPYTSLILIAENKEGKRQFFGLPKGKFTAPDTSMSTTGDGGGELNTDTISGTFVTDNRGITYLTAVESATVTLAKFKEKVNGKTTP; translated from the coding sequence ATGGCAACAATTGGATTTTCAGAGGCAATTTTTAAAATCGGTACACAAGAATTTACTGTAAATAAAGCAAGCGGGGGAGCAATTGAGGCTTCTATTTCTGGACTGGGATCGCCAGCAAATACCGTTTATGCGTCAAATGTACCTTTTTATACAGTCCAAAAAGGTACTGGCGCACCAGAAGTTGAGTTGCAAATTGCAGATTTACTTGATGGCGGTTTGTACGATGCTTTGCTTGGTGCAAAAGTTGAAGACGGTATCACAATATTAGGTGAGGATACGCAAGCACCATATACTTCACTAATCCTGATCGCAGAGAATAAAGAGGGAAAACGTCAATTTTTTGGTCTCCCAAAAGGTAAATTTACAGCACCAGACACATCTATGTCAACGACTGGAGATGGTGGCGGTGAACTTAATACGGATACAATCAGCGGTACATTCGTCACTGATAATCGCGGTATCACCTACTTGACAGCAGTTGAGTCAGCAACAGTTACATTGGCAAAATTTAAAGAAAAAGTTAACGGAAAAACAACACCATAA
- a CDS encoding HK97-gp10 family putative phage morphogenesis protein has protein sequence MSVMVDSSSAIKALKKLGSNYKKAEKKAVSEASLFVQSKLEKNTPVYKDSRNEKKAKDEVVKSTTKDGYAEIGYSNEVSWRMHFIEFGTINQRPQGFVQRTQREIENEVVKIMTNAIKEELMK, from the coding sequence ATGAGTGTAATGGTTGATTCGTCAAGTGCTATCAAAGCGCTAAAAAAATTAGGTAGCAACTATAAAAAAGCTGAAAAGAAGGCCGTGTCGGAAGCAAGTTTATTCGTCCAATCGAAATTGGAGAAGAATACACCAGTTTATAAAGACTCACGGAATGAAAAGAAGGCCAAAGATGAAGTTGTTAAATCAACAACCAAGGATGGATATGCCGAAATTGGTTATTCCAATGAGGTTTCATGGCGCATGCACTTCATTGAATTTGGAACGATAAACCAACGCCCACAAGGCTTTGTTCAGCGTACACAGCGAGAAATAGAAAATGAAGTAGTAAAAATAATGACTAACGCTATCAAGGAGGAGTTGATGAAGTAA
- a CDS encoding phage head closure protein codes for MANFVKTSDLSERISFNQVKNVKNEFGEVERQEVEIFSCWASVHTLMLKDIVASVGTVLEGTITFIIRYYQDYAIDNAMTLKWNGKKFSIVQITPGEFKKDFTTVIAKAVL; via the coding sequence ATGGCTAATTTTGTAAAAACCTCCGACTTATCCGAGCGCATTTCATTCAATCAAGTTAAAAATGTGAAAAATGAATTTGGCGAAGTGGAAAGACAAGAGGTTGAAATTTTCAGTTGTTGGGCTAGTGTCCACACGCTGATGTTGAAAGATATTGTCGCAAGTGTAGGTACCGTGCTAGAAGGTACGATTACATTCATTATTCGTTACTACCAAGACTATGCTATTGATAACGCCATGACACTAAAATGGAATGGTAAAAAATTTAGTATTGTTCAGATTACACCAGGGGAGTTTAAAAAAGACTTCACTACGGTAATTGCAAAGGCGGTATTGTAA
- a CDS encoding head-tail connector protein, translating to MDLQEIKNYLRIDHSLDDTLLKTLQTTAEAYIYSAIEAPQVKDLRFDLCVLLLIGHFYANRSATTNENIQNLPLGVTSLIQQLRGLGSGA from the coding sequence ATGGATTTACAAGAAATCAAAAACTACCTACGAATTGACCACTCACTAGATGATACCTTACTTAAAACGCTACAAACAACAGCAGAAGCATACATATATAGCGCAATTGAAGCACCGCAAGTTAAAGATTTACGCTTTGACTTGTGTGTGCTTTTATTGATTGGCCATTTTTATGCGAACCGTTCAGCAACAACAAATGAGAATATTCAAAATTTACCACTAGGCGTTACTTCCCTTATTCAGCAGTTGCGCGGTTTGGGGAGTGGTGCTTAA
- a CDS encoding phage major capsid protein: MNLEELKAQAQEALEANDVAKAKELIAQIKAINEQNEEKALLSSELEELTAKSDVAQEDSQHVSDDEDVQEPKQDESEAVEEVAEDKLEEEKDEKRTEINADMKMKEIKLGQTDDFENYIRTQGTELRGLDTANGSAVVPVEVATDVLELKDTQADLTKYVTSQTVGTGKGRFPIARRSRSILATKTELAEIAEINEPLFIDVEYACETRIGQIALSNELIEDAVIDVVGYAKKQMQRMVTNTNNKGVIDVISAFSKKVANGIDELKRVINVDLDPELDLKIVLNQDAYNYIDTLKDTQGRYLLQDAIAFESGKSLFGKEVIVVSNKVASTPSTSKGFVFVGDLQEAVAYFKRTEITAEWEKFDAYSKGLAVGVRSDYKQIDAEAGFMVTLKDAPTAP; this comes from the coding sequence TTGAATTTAGAAGAACTAAAAGCACAGGCACAAGAGGCCTTAGAAGCCAATGACGTTGCCAAAGCTAAAGAGTTGATTGCTCAAATTAAAGCGATTAACGAACAAAACGAAGAAAAAGCATTACTATCCAGTGAGTTAGAAGAGTTAACCGCTAAAAGTGATGTCGCACAGGAGGATTCTCAGCACGTTTCAGACGATGAAGACGTACAAGAACCCAAACAAGACGAATCAGAAGCCGTAGAAGAAGTGGCAGAAGATAAGTTAGAGGAAGAAAAAGACGAAAAAAGAACGGAGATTAACGCAGACATGAAAATGAAAGAAATTAAATTAGGTCAAACAGACGACTTTGAAAACTACATTCGAACTCAAGGTACAGAATTACGTGGGTTAGACACAGCAAACGGTTCGGCAGTTGTACCAGTTGAGGTGGCAACAGATGTCCTGGAATTAAAAGATACCCAAGCAGATTTAACAAAATATGTTACTTCTCAAACAGTTGGAACGGGAAAAGGTAGGTTTCCAATTGCACGGCGTTCACGTTCAATTTTGGCTACAAAAACAGAATTAGCAGAAATTGCTGAAATCAATGAACCGTTATTTATTGATGTTGAATACGCATGTGAAACTCGTATTGGTCAAATTGCTCTTTCAAATGAATTGATTGAAGATGCAGTAATCGATGTAGTGGGCTATGCGAAGAAACAAATGCAACGCATGGTTACAAATACTAATAACAAAGGCGTTATTGATGTTATTTCTGCTTTTTCTAAGAAAGTGGCAAATGGCATTGATGAATTAAAACGTGTTATTAATGTTGACCTTGACCCAGAGCTTGATTTAAAAATTGTGTTAAACCAAGATGCTTATAACTACATTGACACATTAAAAGATACTCAAGGACGTTATTTATTACAAGATGCTATCGCATTTGAATCTGGAAAATCTTTGTTTGGCAAAGAGGTTATTGTTGTATCAAACAAAGTTGCTTCAACGCCTTCAACATCAAAAGGTTTTGTCTTTGTAGGCGACTTACAAGAAGCGGTTGCTTACTTCAAACGAACAGAAATCACAGCTGAATGGGAAAAATTTGATGCTTACTCTAAAGGGTTAGCGGTTGGTGTCCGTTCTGATTATAAACAAATCGATGCAGAGGCTGGATTTATGGTGACGTTAAAAGATGCGCCGACAGCACCTTAA
- a CDS encoding HK97 family phage prohead protease, with protein sequence MKVKGENIIEGYAITFGKQSKKLGNFYEVIDSHALDDVDLSVVKCLADHDTSKVLGSVKNKTLELFIDDVGLKFKVMLPDTTYANDLYKLVERGDIDGCSFGFNINEKNRKSQSVSRLSNGDYVRKIHKIDTLKEISIVSIPAYDSTTATIKRDFKQAVNQFELEKLSTQLELLTL encoded by the coding sequence TTGAAAGTTAAAGGCGAAAATATTATTGAAGGATATGCCATCACGTTTGGAAAGCAGTCTAAAAAGTTAGGCAACTTTTACGAAGTGATTGACAGTCATGCATTAGATGATGTCGATTTATCAGTAGTAAAATGCCTAGCCGACCACGACACGAGCAAAGTGTTGGGAAGTGTAAAAAATAAGACTTTAGAGCTATTCATTGATGATGTCGGTTTAAAATTTAAAGTCATGCTACCTGATACCACCTATGCCAATGATTTGTATAAATTAGTGGAACGTGGGGATATTGATGGTTGTTCATTCGGATTCAACATCAACGAGAAAAACAGAAAATCTCAGTCAGTTAGTAGATTATCTAACGGCGACTATGTACGGAAAATACATAAGATTGACACGTTAAAAGAGATTTCTATCGTTTCGATTCCGGCTTACGATAGCACGACAGCAACTATTAAACGTGATTTTAAACAGGCCGTGAATCAATTTGAATTAGAAAAATTAAGTACACAATTAGAGCTGCTTACGTTGTAA
- a CDS encoding phage portal protein: protein MSFFLHRKTEKRDDRAVNSFVDFVSFNDSKITSNFIGESALLQSDIYTAVRIIAGDIASAKINVQDNEHIYDLLNKKANNSTTAYNFKFAMVANMLLNGNSYAHIERNDEGIVTGLRVLLPSQVVIRESEDDGKVIDYKVTFTDGTKEIDYEDMLHFKAFSIDGKVGKSPLYSLTPELSMLKNGNSLLASFFKRGVNSSAILKLKEATIDNSSKREIKKQFEEINAGIQNSGGVIVLDDTQDYLPIEVNTKVLEMIQNNKYSTQQIAKVFGIPLSRFGQELMNTSDSQQNDIYITSTLNAYIQAIEQELAKLNCCVEFDFSTLRSMDKNTMLAKAIQQNGGNGFLKVDEVRTFYGLDPIGGDGGKTIFVNSASVPLINEVIKNE, encoded by the coding sequence ATGAGTTTTTTCTTACATAGAAAAACAGAAAAAAGAGATGATAGAGCAGTTAATAGCTTTGTTGATTTTGTTTCGTTTAATGATTCAAAAATAACAAGTAACTTTATCGGCGAATCAGCACTTTTACAGTCAGATATTTACACAGCAGTGCGCATTATTGCTGGGGATATTGCGAGCGCAAAAATCAATGTGCAGGATAACGAGCATATCTATGACCTGCTGAACAAGAAAGCTAATAACAGCACAACCGCTTATAATTTTAAGTTTGCAATGGTGGCTAATATGTTATTAAATGGTAATTCATACGCTCATATTGAACGGAACGATGAGGGCATTGTAACAGGATTACGTGTCTTATTGCCTTCACAAGTTGTGATTCGCGAATCAGAAGATGATGGGAAAGTAATCGATTATAAGGTTACCTTTACGGACGGCACAAAAGAAATCGATTATGAAGATATGCTTCATTTTAAAGCGTTTTCTATTGATGGGAAAGTTGGTAAGTCACCTTTATACTCATTAACACCAGAATTATCCATGCTAAAAAATGGAAATAGTTTGCTAGCTTCATTTTTTAAACGCGGTGTGAATTCGAGTGCCATTTTAAAATTAAAAGAAGCAACCATTGACAATAGTTCGAAACGCGAGATCAAGAAGCAATTTGAAGAAATAAACGCAGGTATTCAAAATTCTGGCGGTGTAATCGTGTTAGATGACACGCAAGATTATTTGCCGATTGAAGTTAATACAAAAGTCTTGGAAATGATTCAAAACAACAAATATTCCACCCAGCAAATTGCCAAAGTGTTTGGTATTCCTTTGAGCCGCTTTGGCCAGGAACTAATGAACACAAGCGATTCGCAACAAAATGACATTTACATTACCTCAACTTTAAATGCTTATATTCAAGCGATTGAACAAGAGCTAGCTAAGTTAAACTGTTGCGTTGAGTTTGATTTTTCAACTCTGCGCAGTATGGATAAAAACACTATGCTAGCTAAAGCTATCCAACAAAACGGTGGGAACGGTTTTCTTAAAGTTGATGAAGTCAGAACTTTTTATGGTTTAGATCCAATTGGCGGAGACGGAGGAAAAACAATCTTTGTCAATAGCGCAAGCGTACCATTAATCAATGAGGTTATTAAAAATGAATAA
- a CDS encoding terminase large subunit — translation MIDYAQKYINAVESGDIIVGKKIQQAIDRHLNDIEKSKNKDYPYIYDINKTQIPIKFIGALPDPKSGKPNQLALFQMFILSLIFGWVHKKTGYRRFKKIYVSLARKQGKSLILAGIALYILIFGTSPANARQIYSTANKKDQARIVFNMVKKQLKALRSESKFIRKRTKILQTEIKTEDDSFMQPLSNDADTLDGLDVSLGIFDEYALSKNTDMMDVIETSMSQQEEPLIAIISTVSSKLNYPMHTIEYPYISKLLSEEIEDDNYLALCWEQDSINEVKNESLWMKSNPLLEVDSVAERMRDDIRKLYKEGKVKGNVSNVLTKHFNLWVQASKESYFSKSEWEKTKTNKPINIKGRKAYFGVDVSRSGDLTSISWVIPIEESKKFYVDSYSFIATKGGIEKKEKDEKTPYRQYERDSYCQISTLPSGLIDYDAMCDWLIDFVNDNELQVESVAYDRAYANVVVQRLDGVFDLIDVRQVPNILSAPTKDFKYQAENGNVISANNPLLDRAIYNAITIEKNDLLVIDKQSNRNKIDPIDALLNAWFESQYHDWDKLSIDVMIANGEYGFGF, via the coding sequence ATGATTGACTATGCTCAAAAGTACATAAACGCAGTGGAATCAGGCGATATTATCGTTGGTAAAAAGATACAACAGGCGATTGATCGACACTTAAATGACATAGAAAAAAGTAAAAATAAAGATTATCCATACATATACGACATTAATAAGACGCAAATACCAATTAAATTTATCGGTGCCTTACCTGATCCAAAGAGTGGCAAACCTAATCAATTAGCTTTATTTCAAATGTTCATTTTAAGCTTGATTTTTGGATGGGTGCACAAGAAAACAGGCTACAGACGATTTAAAAAAATATACGTATCATTGGCGAGAAAACAAGGTAAATCATTGATACTAGCAGGCATTGCACTGTATATTTTAATTTTTGGTACAAGTCCAGCCAATGCTAGGCAAATTTACTCAACCGCAAATAAAAAAGATCAGGCTCGAATCGTTTTTAATATGGTCAAGAAACAGCTGAAAGCATTGCGTTCCGAGTCCAAATTTATTCGGAAGCGTACCAAAATATTGCAAACCGAGATTAAAACGGAAGATGATAGCTTTATGCAACCACTATCAAATGACGCAGACACTTTGGACGGTCTAGATGTTAGCCTAGGAATTTTTGATGAATATGCTTTATCTAAAAACACCGATATGATGGATGTAATAGAAACGTCAATGAGTCAACAAGAAGAGCCGTTAATTGCTATTATCTCAACAGTATCAAGCAAGTTAAATTATCCGATGCACACAATTGAATATCCTTACATTTCCAAATTATTAAGCGAAGAAATCGAGGATGATAACTACTTAGCCCTGTGTTGGGAGCAAGATAGCATAAATGAAGTTAAAAACGAATCATTGTGGATGAAATCTAATCCATTACTAGAAGTTGACTCGGTAGCTGAGCGTATGAGGGACGATATTCGAAAGCTTTATAAAGAAGGTAAAGTGAAAGGTAACGTATCAAACGTGTTAACCAAACATTTTAACTTGTGGGTACAAGCGTCAAAAGAGTCCTATTTCTCAAAAAGCGAATGGGAAAAAACTAAGACAAATAAACCAATTAACATTAAGGGACGTAAAGCCTATTTTGGCGTTGACGTTTCTAGGAGTGGAGATTTGACTTCAATCAGCTGGGTTATTCCCATTGAGGAAAGTAAGAAGTTTTATGTTGATTCATATAGTTTTATCGCTACTAAAGGTGGAATTGAGAAAAAAGAAAAAGACGAGAAAACACCTTACCGCCAATATGAAAGAGATAGCTATTGTCAAATTTCAACTTTGCCTAGTGGTTTAATTGATTATGACGCAATGTGTGATTGGTTGATTGATTTTGTAAATGACAATGAACTACAGGTTGAAAGTGTCGCTTATGATAGAGCATACGCCAATGTGGTAGTACAACGACTTGATGGTGTGTTTGATTTAATTGACGTGCGCCAGGTGCCTAATATTTTATCAGCGCCTACTAAGGATTTTAAGTACCAAGCAGAAAATGGAAACGTAATTAGTGCGAATAATCCCTTACTTGATAGAGCAATTTATAACGCAATCACCATCGAAAAGAACGACTTACTTGTTATCGATAAGCAATCGAACAGGAATAAAATTGATCCAATAGATGCTTTACTAAACGCATGGTTTGAGAGTCAATATCATGACTGGGATAAGCTATCTATTGATGTGATGATTGCTAATGGCGAATATGGATTCGGCTTTTAA
- a CDS encoding P27 family phage terminase small subunit: MDTQGKKEWKRLGTIVGDLPLSELDRAIIENICLYTSLIKKAQIMLKKEELIINNRINPLVSLIDKSSKELRALASMSGLSIDSRLRIKKPETEIEQEDEFAKMFQESRQ; the protein is encoded by the coding sequence TTGGATACTCAAGGGAAAAAAGAGTGGAAAAGGTTAGGTACAATTGTAGGAGATTTACCATTAAGCGAATTGGACAGAGCCATCATTGAAAATATTTGCTTGTACACGTCACTCATCAAAAAAGCACAAATAATGCTAAAAAAAGAAGAATTAATCATCAACAATCGGATCAATCCATTAGTCAGTTTGATAGATAAAAGCTCCAAGGAGCTAAGGGCGTTGGCTAGTATGAGCGGTCTCTCTATAGACTCCCGTTTGCGCATAAAAAAACCTGAAACAGAAATCGAACAAGAAGATGAATTTGCTAAGATGTTCCAGGAGTCAAGGCAATGA
- a CDS encoding HNH endonuclease signature motif containing protein, whose amino-acid sequence MPKRRCEKAGCRKLIDYSKRYCNEHNGSNDKYYNKYKRMSSNLTSNGKTEKEIANFYSSSTWRKVRKLVLIRDSYVCQICLRDGYVHGADMVHHKIELRAKNGWKHRLDMENLEAVNRSCHNQIKHDS is encoded by the coding sequence ATGCCAAAGCGCAGATGTGAAAAAGCTGGATGCCGTAAACTAATTGATTATAGTAAACGTTATTGTAATGAGCATAATGGCAGTAATGATAAATATTATAATAAGTATAAGCGTATGAGTAGCAACTTAACCAGTAATGGGAAAACCGAGAAAGAGATAGCAAATTTTTATAGTTCAAGCACATGGAGGAAAGTTAGGAAGCTAGTGTTGATAAGAGATAGCTACGTTTGTCAGATATGTTTAAGAGATGGTTACGTGCATGGAGCTGATATGGTTCATCACAAGATTGAGCTGAGAGCTAAAAATGGATGGAAACATAGGCTGGATATGGAAAATTTAGAGGCAGTAAATAGAAGCTGTCATAATCAGATTAAGCATGATAGTTAG